The Phycisphaeraceae bacterium genome segment CTGGAGCTGCTGACCCGATGCGACTCTTCTCACCAGACGACTCGATCCGCCCGTACGACCGCGTTCCGCAGGAGGTGCTCAGCGCGGTGCAGTACCAGCGCACCCGCGAGATGACCCTCGAGGAACTGCTGCTGGAGAACCGCGTGGTGTTCCTCGTGGGCGAGATTCACCCCGGCTCCGCCGCCCGCGTCATCATGCAGATGCTCTACCTCGAGAACCACAAGAAGGGGCAGGACATCAACTTCTACATCAACTCCCCTGGCGGCGCGGTGGATGACACGCTGGCCATCTACGACACCATGCAGTTCATCTCGTCGGACGTGTCCACCGTCTGCATCGGGCGGGCGTACTCGGGCGGGGCGGTGCTGCTCTGCGCCGGAGCCAAGGGCAAGCGCTCCATCCTGCCCCACGCCAAGGTGATGATCCACCAGCCCTACGGCGGCGTCACCGGCCAGGCGGCGGACATCCAGATCCAGGCCGACCAGATCCTCAAGGACAAGCGCACCCTCACCGAGATCATCGCCCGGCACACCGGCCAGCCGGTGGAGCGCGTGGCCGCCGACAAGGAGCGCGACAAGTACTTCACCGCCCAGGAGGCCAGGGACTACGGGCTGGTGGATGAGGTCTTCGTCGGCCCGCCGAAAGGTGACAAGAAGGAGTAGGGAAGGCATCAGGCATCAGGCGCTGGGCTGCAGGAAGTACGAAAAGCCCGATGCTCGAACCTGGGCCTCCACTCCACGCGGCACTCAACTTCCAGCACTTCGCATCCGCTCCCGGACCCCCCATGACACTCATCCCGATCGTCATCGAAAAGACCGGCCGCACCGAGCGCGCGTACGACATCTATTCGCGGCTGCTGACCGACCGCATCGTGTTCGTGGGCGGGCCGATCATGGACGAACTGGCCAACGTGGTCATCGCCCAACTGCTGTTCCTGGCGAATGAAGACCCCAAGGCCGACATTCACC includes the following:
- a CDS encoding ATP-dependent Clp protease proteolytic subunit is translated as MRLFSPDDSIRPYDRVPQEVLSAVQYQRTREMTLEELLLENRVVFLVGEIHPGSAARVIMQMLYLENHKKGQDINFYINSPGGAVDDTLAIYDTMQFISSDVSTVCIGRAYSGGAVLLCAGAKGKRSILPHAKVMIHQPYGGVTGQAADIQIQADQILKDKRTLTEIIARHTGQPVERVAADKERDKYFTAQEARDYGLVDEVFVGPPKGDKKE